The following proteins come from a genomic window of Gimesia chilikensis:
- a CDS encoding multiheme c-type cytochrome: MIQKYPFLIPLSILLLACLSGAGLFLYGSQQKTEFVPHVRSVHQPVPSRSCCECHDKFCQQFEGAPHLRTLRKATDPGVLEKFVDREVTLKENGHTYRFFKEDDALWVDCDSYPAPVRIDWVFGSGMHAMTPVSLFPNEKGESELLQHIVSWYPSSKLGITLGLQELAHEQTGINALGEVSDHAKTQNCFGCHAAWLGDSPGEIKSDVIIPGVSCVRCHLNGEEHIKAVERGDKDLKLTKWSSLTPLESINRCGECHRRFDQLEADEIHPANDLLYRFAPVGMSQSPCFLKQTDVKLADGNTARFDCTTCHNPHQQASRDPEYYRQICLNCHSDLKDHAPVCSKESMQSQCLQCHMPAVEVHDNLSFTDHWIRVRERDKERFPEFQMRQAK; encoded by the coding sequence ATGATCCAGAAGTACCCGTTTCTCATCCCCCTGTCGATCCTGTTACTGGCCTGCCTGTCAGGTGCAGGCCTGTTTCTGTACGGATCACAGCAGAAAACGGAGTTCGTTCCGCATGTCCGTTCGGTGCATCAGCCGGTCCCGTCGCGTTCCTGCTGTGAATGTCACGACAAATTCTGTCAGCAGTTCGAAGGCGCCCCTCATCTGCGGACCCTCCGCAAAGCCACCGATCCAGGCGTACTTGAAAAATTTGTTGACCGGGAAGTCACCCTCAAAGAGAACGGGCATACTTACCGGTTCTTCAAAGAAGATGATGCGCTGTGGGTCGACTGCGACAGTTATCCGGCACCCGTCCGGATCGACTGGGTCTTCGGTTCCGGCATGCATGCGATGACACCGGTTTCGCTGTTTCCGAATGAAAAGGGAGAGTCAGAACTGCTGCAGCACATCGTCTCCTGGTATCCCTCCAGCAAACTGGGAATCACACTCGGTCTGCAGGAACTGGCCCATGAGCAGACCGGCATCAACGCGCTGGGAGAAGTCAGCGACCATGCTAAAACTCAGAACTGCTTTGGCTGTCACGCGGCCTGGCTGGGGGATTCGCCAGGTGAAATCAAATCGGACGTGATCATTCCGGGGGTCTCATGTGTCCGCTGCCACTTGAATGGCGAAGAACACATCAAAGCCGTCGAACGTGGGGATAAAGATCTCAAGCTGACCAAATGGAGTTCACTGACCCCTCTGGAGTCGATCAATCGCTGTGGAGAGTGCCATCGCCGCTTCGATCAACTGGAGGCGGATGAAATCCATCCTGCGAATGATCTGCTCTATCGTTTTGCCCCCGTGGGAATGTCGCAGAGCCCCTGCTTCCTGAAGCAGACCGACGTCAAACTGGCGGACGGCAATACGGCCCGCTTTGACTGTACCACCTGTCACAATCCGCATCAACAGGCCAGCCGCGATCCGGAATATTACCGCCAGATCTGCCTGAACTGTCACAGCGATCTCAAGGATCATGCACCGGTGTGTTCCAAAGAGTCGATGCAAAGTCAGTGCCTGCAATGTCATATGCCGGCAGTGGAAGTTCACGACAACCTCTCCTTTACCGATCACTGGATACGAGTCCGCGAGCGCGACAAAGAACGCTTCCCCGAATTTCAGATGCGGCAGGCGAAATGA
- a CDS encoding ABC transporter permease gives MLRFSLIPWEYGVRNLFRRPLRTLLTLTGLTTVIVLVFIVVGFIRGLEHSLSASGDPDVAILFSLGMGENLEYSSIPMRTSELVAASVGGIKEFHGRKYASPELYLGTQITLPEQERTAMGLVRGVTPAILLVRRKVELESGRWPEPGEVLIGQLVATKLGLSPEQLATGQAIELEGRSWKISGIFSAGGSAFESEIWCRLDELQQAMKRQDLSLVAVTLDSPDVYPDLDLFCKERLDLELQSVREVSYYQGLKKDYGPIRMLAWLIVFLVSGAGVFAGLNTLYGAVVGRTSELSMLQTLGFVRRAIVISLIQEGILLSTAASLIAALIAVLLINGVAVRFTMGAFSLQIDTVSLLIGSGVGILLGLLGAIPPALRALRLPIVDGLKSV, from the coding sequence ATGCTCCGTTTTTCATTAATCCCCTGGGAATATGGCGTACGGAATCTGTTCCGTCGCCCCCTGCGTACCCTGCTCACGCTGACCGGTCTGACGACCGTGATCGTACTGGTGTTTATCGTAGTCGGTTTCATCCGGGGGCTGGAACACAGCCTGTCCGCCAGCGGTGATCCGGATGTGGCTATTCTGTTTTCGTTGGGCATGGGGGAGAATCTGGAATACTCATCGATTCCGATGCGGACGAGTGAACTCGTTGCCGCCAGTGTGGGTGGCATTAAAGAATTTCACGGCCGAAAATACGCGTCTCCCGAATTGTATCTGGGAACACAGATCACCCTGCCCGAACAGGAGCGAACTGCGATGGGGCTGGTGCGCGGTGTGACGCCGGCGATACTCCTGGTTCGTCGTAAAGTCGAACTGGAATCGGGTCGCTGGCCCGAACCGGGAGAAGTCCTGATTGGCCAACTGGTCGCTACCAAGCTGGGACTCTCCCCCGAACAGCTGGCGACCGGGCAGGCAATCGAACTGGAGGGGCGCAGCTGGAAAATCAGCGGTATCTTCTCCGCAGGTGGGTCTGCATTTGAATCGGAGATCTGGTGTCGTCTCGATGAGCTGCAGCAGGCAATGAAACGCCAGGACCTGAGTCTGGTTGCGGTCACCCTGGACTCACCCGATGTTTACCCTGATCTGGATCTGTTCTGCAAAGAACGCCTTGACCTCGAATTGCAATCGGTCCGCGAAGTCTCCTACTATCAGGGGCTTAAAAAAGATTATGGTCCGATTCGGATGCTGGCCTGGCTGATTGTGTTTCTGGTCTCCGGCGCCGGTGTGTTCGCCGGTTTAAATACGTTGTACGGTGCGGTCGTTGGCCGCACCAGTGAATTATCGATGTTGCAGACACTCGGCTTTGTCCGCCGGGCGATTGTGATCAGCCTGATCCAGGAGGGCATCCTGCTCTCGACGGCTGCCAGTCTGATCGCAGCCTTGATCGCGGTACTGCTGATCAATGGGGTCGCCGTCCGTTTTACAATGGGCGCATTCTCGCTGCAGATCGATACGGTCTCACTGTTGATCGGTTCGGGAGTCGGAATTCTGCTGGGCCTGCTGGGCGCGATCCCACCGGCCCTGCGGGCACTGCGACTGCCGATCGTCGATGGTCTCAAATCTGTTTAG
- a CDS encoding HlyD family secretion protein: protein MSQVDLSQLALDRSAPPQLRGHTRFRLLTRYLLPGTLLIGFAALIAYASRDLIFPPQPVTVMPVIVSQAQVRSAGTPLFQAAGWVEPRPTPIRVAALAPGVVEELLVVEDQKVKQGEPIARLVKVDAELALKNTIATEKLREAELQQARATLKAAEVRLSQPVHLEAVLSSAQAELAKIQTQLKNLPFMTRRAKADLEFARLDFERKKSARGAVTQRSIDESKTEVESTTAAYEELMGRKESLISEQKALQARCQALQTELTLLTAEQKARDEAQAQVAAAAARLEQSQVAVDQARLALERMTIRAPVAGRVYQLVAHPGSSVGNMLTQMTKFDGSTVVTMYRPEWLQIRVDVRFEDIPKVSLNQPVQIDNPALSEPVRGSVLFISSEADIQKNTLQVKVKIDEPTPLLKPEMLVDVTFLAPKHEQTEKDQDRESRIYVPRKMVQQNAAGQSCVWIADQSRQIARQQVIETSPHANGPLLEVTQGLNVSSRLIASPTSELQPHERITITGETNHEGN from the coding sequence ATGTCTCAGGTTGATTTATCCCAACTGGCCCTGGATCGCAGTGCCCCCCCTCAATTGCGGGGGCACACGCGATTCCGGTTACTCACGCGCTATCTGCTGCCCGGCACCCTGCTGATCGGATTTGCTGCGCTGATCGCCTACGCCTCCCGTGATTTGATCTTTCCTCCCCAACCAGTAACGGTGATGCCGGTGATCGTCTCGCAGGCCCAGGTCCGCAGCGCCGGCACGCCTCTGTTCCAGGCGGCTGGCTGGGTGGAACCGCGGCCGACCCCCATTCGGGTCGCTGCACTGGCTCCCGGTGTAGTGGAAGAGTTACTGGTTGTCGAGGATCAGAAAGTCAAACAGGGGGAACCGATCGCACGACTGGTAAAAGTGGACGCCGAGTTGGCATTGAAGAACACGATTGCCACGGAAAAGCTGCGGGAAGCAGAACTGCAGCAGGCCCGCGCCACGCTGAAAGCTGCTGAGGTGCGTCTGTCACAACCCGTGCATCTGGAAGCGGTACTCAGTTCGGCGCAGGCGGAACTGGCAAAGATTCAGACACAGCTAAAGAATCTGCCTTTCATGACCCGTAGAGCCAAAGCAGATCTGGAATTCGCGCGGCTGGATTTTGAGCGTAAGAAATCAGCCCGCGGTGCAGTCACACAGCGAAGTATTGACGAATCGAAGACCGAGGTTGAATCGACGACTGCGGCGTATGAAGAGTTGATGGGCCGTAAGGAATCCCTGATTTCAGAACAAAAGGCCCTGCAGGCGCGGTGCCAGGCACTGCAGACAGAGTTGACACTGCTCACAGCGGAACAGAAAGCCCGGGATGAAGCCCAGGCGCAGGTGGCTGCAGCCGCCGCACGTCTGGAACAGTCCCAGGTGGCCGTCGACCAGGCACGACTTGCTTTGGAGCGTATGACGATCCGCGCCCCAGTCGCGGGACGCGTGTATCAGCTTGTAGCGCATCCCGGATCCAGTGTCGGAAACATGCTGACTCAGATGACTAAATTCGATGGCAGTACGGTCGTCACCATGTATCGTCCGGAATGGCTGCAGATTCGTGTCGATGTGCGTTTTGAAGATATTCCCAAGGTTTCGTTGAATCAACCGGTTCAGATCGACAACCCGGCACTCAGCGAACCAGTGCGTGGTAGCGTCCTGTTTATCAGTTCGGAAGCAGATATTCAGAAAAATACGCTGCAGGTCAAAGTCAAAATTGATGAACCGACGCCGCTGCTGAAGCCTGAGATGCTGGTGGATGTAACCTTCCTCGCTCCGAAACATGAGCAGACAGAGAAAGACCAGGACCGGGAATCCCGAATTTACGTCCCCAGAAAGATGGTACAACAGAACGCCGCCGGTCAGTCCTGTGTCTGGATTGCAGATCAAAGTCGCCAAATCGCCCGCCAGCAGGTCATTGAAACCAGCCCGCATGCAAACGGCCCTCTACTGGAGGTCACACAGGGGCTGAATGTATCGAGTCGACTGATTGCTTCCCCGACATCCGAACTGCAGCCACACGAGCGAATTACTATCACCGGCGAAACCAATCATGAAGGAAACTGA